The genomic window GCTCTGGGCGCGGCTATAGGCTCCAGCATGCTCCTTCGTGAATGGCCGCGTCATCGCATGGTCCATGCGCCGCGTCGCCACCATCGCAATGCCGTTCTCGCGCGCCTTTTCCGCAAAGGTTTCGCGCCAGGCTGCGAGATCCGGCTTGTAGAATTTCAGGCGCTCGCCATCGGCTGACCGTGCCTGCACCATCGCATGGATATGGACGTGCTTGGTGTCCTTGTGATGCGCCAGGACGAACTTGTATCCTGGCGCTCGCTCCTCGAGCACGGCGCGCGCCGCGGCCATGACGGCGTTGGCATTGGTGCCGGCCCTTGCAGAGAAAAGCAGGTGATAGGCATTGCGGCGTTCACGCCCCGAAAACTGCGGCCGCCATTGTTCGTAGACCGAAGCCGCCGCCTTGGCGGGGTTCCTCGCGCCCCGAATTGGCTCGCCGTTCGCAGTGCGGACGTCTTTGTTTGTACGGATGAACTTTTGCAAAAAGTATTTCGCTTTGGGTTCACGGCTCACGGCCGCCGTTACCTCCGCCTTGGCGACCACCCCCGCCGCGACCATGGCTTCAGCCAAGCGCGCCTCGATCTTGTCGAGCGCCTTGCTGCGCGAGTTCTCCCGCCCGCCGGCAAGCGCCTTGGCGAGCGGTCCTGCCCGCTCATCGGTATGCGCGTACACCTGCACTGTCTGTCCGTCCTGCGCATAGATGAACGGTTTTGCACCGAAGGCCTTGTTCAGCGCCTCGCTCAAGGCGGCATCGGCGACCTCGCCGGCGAGCTCGAAACGAACCTCGATAAAATTGGTGTTTTCCAGGGGTGGTTCGAACGTCTCGCAAAACGTCTCCAGAAACGCTTTTCGTGCGGCACCTGTCGCAAGAACCTGCCCGTCCTCGTCAAAAATCTCGATGTCGTGTTTCTCGCCTTTTTCGTCCTCGCGCTTGCCAATGTAATTGAGCAGCCGAGCAGCGGCTTCCCTGGTCGACGGAGGATTGGGCATGACCTTGAACACGGCAGGCTGCGCACCCGCCGCATAGCCTGCCCGTGCCGCGACGGCCCGCGCCTGATAGCCCACCCGCGCCGCTCGTCCTGTACCCCCAGAGCGGTCAGTACTACGACCGCCACCCCCGCCCCGCCGCTTCCACTCTTCCTCCTCCTCATTCCGGCCGGAAACCGGCGAGCGTGGCGCCATAGACCAGGATCGGCGCGCTAGTGGCCTTGTGCGAGCTCGCAGCAGTAGTAGCCTTTGGAGCCCCGCTGGACATCGAACTCCCCGACGCCCCCAATCCTCCCGGCGACGAACGAGGGGCGTTCCTACGCCCACCTGGCGTCGCGCCGGCCTGTCCTTGCCCGAGGCGCCCGCCGCCACCAGTCACCTCGTGACTTTTCATCGCCTGGAATTCACCGGCCGCGCGTCCGGCTCCCGTCACGGACTTGTCGTCGTCCAACTCCTCACACTTCACGCCGGACCCGCCCCGCAGGTAGCGTTCGATTTCGGCCGCGTAGCCAGCAAGACGACCGCTCATGGCCTGGCCTCCCTCGCCTTGCGAGACCCGACGGTCATCGTTTTCAGTTCCTCACGAAACTGCCGCACGAGGTCGCCCACGGCGATCAGCGCCTGCTCAAGATCCTCATCATGGGCAACACGGCCGTCGTTCATCGGGCGCACGGCCTGATTGAAATTGATGCCGACGCGCCGCAGCTGCTCGGTCATCTCCACGATTGCCGGCCGCAACGCCTCTGATGCGATAGGCAGATGCCCCGCTTCTGCCCGCACAAGCCGCCGGACGACCTCGCTGACGGTTACGCCGTCCCGCCCCGCAATGGCTTTGAGGCTGGCCAGTTCGTCAGCCGAAAACCGGATGTGCGTCACCTCGCCGTAGTGTCGTGACGCGCTCTTCACCGCTGTTTTCTGGGCGTCTGCATCCATCTCTCAAGCCCGCTCGCGG from Mesorhizobium sp. AR02 includes these protein-coding regions:
- a CDS encoding relaxase/mobilization nuclease domain-containing protein, producing the protein MGYQARAVAARAGYAAGAQPAVFKVMPNPPSTREAAARLLNYIGKREDEKGEKHDIEIFDEDGQVLATGAARKAFLETFCETFEPPLENTNFIEVRFELAGEVADAALSEALNKAFGAKPFIYAQDGQTVQVYAHTDERAGPLAKALAGGRENSRSKALDKIEARLAEAMVAAGVVAKAEVTAAVSREPKAKYFLQKFIRTNKDVRTANGEPIRGARNPAKAAASVYEQWRPQFSGRERRNAYHLLFSARAGTNANAVMAAARAVLEERAPGYKFVLAHHKDTKHVHIHAMVQARSADGERLKFYKPDLAAWRETFAEKARENGIAMVATRRMDHAMTRPFTKEHAGAYSRAQSDPRYQVSARTIERVEAKRQRRLDGQSLVVNGDAIAAAWQKTVTTMRTAGVVGQALTAAESIGNNFLQFRRDRAVEGQPGPGAGRGTDELGQRSFLSHPGMRKLNALIGDLNMAQTPLEMRRQMARVNQALDNMRETLPPAHQGQFEQYREEVNDKMHDRLARLQFERQQRRGGGSGEPIPEREARGRDLPTRDDPREPQQPRTGTEQEKVRAKQKDGNKQKARQSEEQDRKTQRSNDNDYER